One genomic window of Pseudomonadales bacterium includes the following:
- a CDS encoding glutaminase, translated as MNLDKIIEELPTHIQHLQGKGQVASYIPALSAIPGHKFGFSLRTISGEQFTVGASEERFSIQSISKVFTLSLAISFVRDELWRRVGREPSGSKFNSLVQLEYEKGIPRNPFINAGAIVICDILVSQLDDPKQALLDYMRVLSGSFDIQYDSEIAQSEAETGFINRALANFLKGNKNLVNDVDTVLDLYFHQCSLSMSCSELTQAAFHLANKGVSDILEDSVLTPAQVKRVNALMLTCGTYDEVGEFAFRVGLPAKSGVGGGIIAVLPGEYSIAVWSPELDSFGNSIMGGAALEYLTTMTGRSVF; from the coding sequence ATGAATCTAGACAAAATCATTGAAGAGCTACCAACACATATACAACATCTGCAAGGAAAGGGTCAGGTTGCCTCCTATATCCCGGCGCTTTCAGCCATACCTGGTCACAAGTTTGGTTTTTCATTGCGTACAATTTCAGGTGAACAGTTTACTGTCGGGGCCAGCGAGGAACGTTTTTCGATACAGAGTATCTCCAAGGTTTTTACCCTGAGCCTGGCGATCAGCTTTGTTCGTGACGAGCTGTGGCGTAGAGTTGGCAGAGAGCCTTCCGGCAGTAAGTTCAATTCATTGGTTCAACTGGAGTATGAGAAAGGTATTCCTCGCAACCCCTTCATCAATGCCGGGGCGATTGTGATTTGCGACATACTGGTATCGCAACTGGATGACCCCAAACAAGCTCTGCTTGATTACATGCGTGTACTCTCTGGTAGCTTCGATATTCAGTACGATTCAGAGATTGCACAATCAGAAGCCGAAACCGGCTTCATCAACAGAGCACTTGCCAATTTCCTGAAGGGAAATAAAAATCTGGTTAATGATGTGGACACTGTTCTTGATCTCTATTTTCACCAGTGCTCACTGAGCATGTCATGTAGCGAATTAACGCAAGCAGCATTTCATCTGGCCAATAAAGGTGTTTCTGACATTCTTGAAGACTCTGTACTGACTCCGGCTCAAGTCAAACGTGTCAATGCGTTGATGCTCACTTGCGGCACATACGACGAAGTCGGCGAATTTGCATTTCGCGTAGGACTACCGGCCAAGAGTGGTGTGGGTGGGGGTATTATTGCGGTGCTGCCTGGCGAATATTCAATCGCGGTATGGTCGCCGGAGCTGGACAGTTTTGGCAACTCCATCATGGGGGGCGCTGCCTTGGAATATCTGACTACCATGACCGGGCGCTCAGTATTTTAA